A DNA window from Impatiens glandulifera chromosome 7, dImpGla2.1, whole genome shotgun sequence contains the following coding sequences:
- the LOC124910272 gene encoding nicotianamine aminotransferase 1-like, which translates to MSNLDQSDLRPVIQLGQGDPSAFPCFQTTSVAEDAVEVALRSNEFNGYAPTVGLFTARKAVAEYLSKDLKDHKLSPDDVYLTIGSSQAIELIISALSCPKSNILLPRPGYPMYEAHAAVSNIEVRHFDLIPEKDWEIDLDEVEDLADENTVAIVIINPGNPCGNVFKYQHLKKIAEIAKKLGILIIADEVYNHLTFGNNPFIPMGNFSSIAPVITVDSISKRWIVPGWRLGWLVTNDPQGILKKHGIIDSIIGFLNISSDPVTFIQGALPQILEKTTDFFFSKITNILRKSADVCYDSLEDIPCITCYNKPEGSMFIMVKLDVSMLEDVFDDVDFCTKMAKEESVVILPGVAVGLKNWLRISFAIEPESLLEGLGCRMKEFCKRHAKKK; encoded by the exons ATGTCGAATCTCGACCAATCGGATTTGAGGCCCGTGATTCAACTTGGTCAAGGAGATCCTTCGGCCTTCCCATGCTTTCAAACCACTTCGGTGGCCGAGGATGCTGTTGAAGTCGCTTTGCGATCAAATGAATTTAACGGATATGCTCCCACAGTTGGTCTTTTTACCGCTAGAAA GGCAGTAGCTGAGTATCTATCAAAGGATCTCAAAGATCACAAGTTATCACCTGATGATGTTTATCTAACAATTGGGAGCTCACAAGCAATTGAACTTATAATATCAGCACTTTCTTGCCCTAAATCAAACATCCTTCTTCCAAGACCAGGGTACCCCATGTATGAAGCCCATGCAGCCGTTTCGAATATCGAAGTTCGTCACTTCGATCTTATCCCCGAGAAAGATTGGGAGATAGATCTCGATGAGGTTGAAGATCTTGCAGATGAAAACACCGTTGCTATTGTTATCATTAATCCCGGAAATCCTTGTGGAAATGTCTTCAAATACCAGCACTTGAAAAAG ATTGCTGAGATTGCAAAAAAGTTGGGGATATTGATAATTGCTGATGAAGTATACAATCATCTTACATTTGGTAATAACCCATTTATACCGATGGGAAACTTTAGTTCGATTGCTCCTGTGATTACGGTTGATTCCATATCGAAGAGGTGGATTGTTCCCGGTTGGCGGTTAGGTTGGCTTGTGACAAATGATCCTCAAGGCATTCTTAAAAAACATGGG ATTATTGATTCTATTATTGGCTTTCTGAATATTTCTTCTGATCCAGTAACATTTATTCAG GGTGCACTTCCTCAGATCTTGGAGAAGACAActgattttttcttttctaaaattacaaacatCTTGAGAAAATCAGCAGATGTTTGTTATGATTCTCTAGAGGACATTCCTTGCATCACATGTTATAACAAACCAGAAGGCTCCATGTTTATAATG gtGAAACTCGACGTGTCAATGCTGGAAGATGTGTTCGATGATGTGGACTTTTGTACGAAGATGGCAAAAGAAGAATCAGTAGTGATCTTACCCG GGGTTGCTGTGGGGCTTAAGAACTGGTTGCGCATATCTTTTGCTATAGAGCCTGAATCTCTCCTAGAAGGGCTTGGTTGTAGGATGAAAGAATTCTGCAAAAGGCATGCTAAAAAGAAATGA